A region from the Vicia villosa cultivar HV-30 ecotype Madison, WI linkage group LG3, Vvil1.0, whole genome shotgun sequence genome encodes:
- the LOC131659679 gene encoding uncharacterized protein LOC131659679 encodes MLRRVRKRWELHGIRPSWIGEEIFRELLKYWESDEFAAKSENAKKMRASEKGGCLNAVGSISTAEHVRRMTKELNRPPLMTELVARTRKKKTGAFVDNRTQKAMDDYQALLVQFLTVNPQYTPRPREPLHPDVDFYLWNEQRETVRQLAVNEVRRGRRIVKRH; translated from the exons atgctacgacgtgttagaaagcgttgggaacttcatggcatccgtcctagttggataggagaagaaatctttcgggaacttcttaaatattgggagagtgatgagtttgcggccaaatctgaaaatgcaaagaagatgagagcatctgaaaagggtggttgccttaatgctgttggaagtataagcactgcTGAGCATGTTCGTCGcatg actAAGGAATTAAATAGACCACCACTTATGACCGAGCTGGTTGCAAGGACTCGGAAAAAGAAAACAGGAGCTTTTGTTGACAATCGTACACAAAAAGCTATG gatgattatcaggcattgcttgTACAATTTCTGACTGTTAATCCTCAGTATACTCCAAGACCGAGAGAGCCGCTTCATCCGGATgtggatttttatctttgga ATGAACAGAGAGAAACCGTAAGACAATTGGCGGTAAATGAGGTGAGGCGTGGGCGGCGGATTGTGAAGCGGCATTGA